One part of the Nymphalis io chromosome 22, ilAglIoxx1.1, whole genome shotgun sequence genome encodes these proteins:
- the LOC126777175 gene encoding kelch-like protein 20 isoform X2, translating into MTSVRFSERGGATSAASRSDDSEGEEISALEQELSLDDPEAPARALAALNALRKARQHYDVLLAAAGEEVAAHRAVLAAISPRLLAALGAGPPAAAPETLRVSGVEADALRELVEYAYTGRLRVRDAATARRLYRAAAKLRVEPARAHLAERLMRRLAPHDCLALRALPDLAPHHRAQLDTFIAQNFDEICESGALAALPLIRIELLRETSADGGEEAPAAVADAALAWLRDHHAADVDLEELCSRTHLLFVDAKGSLRDCGELPAARGDAPELQEYRREARERERGQRRRDKPPDRAADDEVLGESSVIAARAGVGAGGGGAGAGVTRAVVAIRGRLAGARVAWRVGNAEGPRGGRLGGTRPDEAPPEPECAGEVRAHMTVGRCAVGAAALGQRLVVCGGYDRARVLRAAEAYDPQTNSWSPLPDMKRARARFPAARLGNSLYVFGGSDGQTELDSVDVFEEDAAGGGSWRARARMPLARSHAAAAADEARGALYVVGGWAGGRSLRAVHRYSPDEDRWSDAPALVTGRSQCAGVVWEDALWVFGGCDAWNCIASTEMLPLDGRSSAWIEGPPLGTARRSVGAAVWRGLAVAAGGSAGAASLRGTALLARGAAAWRAGPALRRARAAPALAALHDVLYAAGGFSGKEFLACVECLYEPDGEWTTLCAPPPPSRALPADAGRVEDGPRQNGELSPEG; encoded by the exons ATGACGTCTGTGCGATTCTCAGAGCGGG GCGGGGCGACATCAGCGGCGTCGAGGTCGGACGACAGCGAGGGTGAGGAGATCAGCGCACTCGAGCAGGAGTTGTCACTGGACGACCCCGAGGCGCCGGCGCGCGCGCTCGCCGCTCTCAACGCGCTGCGCAAGGCGCGTCAGCACTACGACGTCCTGCTGGCGGCGGCCGGCGAGGAGGTGGCCGCCCACCGCGCCGTGCTGGCCGCCATCTCTCCACGACTGCTCGCCGCGCTCGGCGCCGGcccgcccgccgccgcgcccgaAACCTTGCGCGTGTCCGGCGTCGAAGCGGATGCGCTTCGCGAGCTCGTGGAGTACGCCTACACGGGCCGCCTACGCGTGCGCGACGCGGCGACGGCTCGACGGCTGTACCGCGCCGCGGCGAAACTGCGCGTGGAGCCGGCTCGTGCGCACCTCGCCGAGCGACTTATGCGCCGCCTCGCACCCCACGATTGTCTAGCATTGCGTGCTCTGCCGGATCTCGCCCCGCACCACAGAGCACAACTCGACACCTTCATAGCGCAGAAC TTCGACGAAATATGCGAGAGTGGTGCGTTAGCGGCGCTGCCATTGATTCGTATCGAGTTGTTACGGGAGACGAGTGCGGACGGTGGCGAGGAGGCTCCCGCGGCCGTCGCTGACGCCGCGCTGGCGTGGCTGCGGGACCATCACGCCGCAGACGTCGAC TTGGAGGAGTTGTGCTCTCGGACTCATCTTCTATTTGTGGACGCCAAAGGTTCACTGCGCGACTGCGGCGAGCTGCCGGCGGCGCGCGGTGACGCCCCCGAGCTGCAGGAGTACCGCCGGGAGGCGCGCGAGCGGGAGCGCGGACAGCGGCGCCGAGACAAGCCGCCCGACCGCGCCGCCGACGACGAG GTCCTGGGCGAGAGCTCGGTTATAGCGGCTCGGGCCGGCGTCGGCGCCGGTGGAGGCGGAGCCGGCGCGGGCGTGACGCGTGCGGTGGTGGCGATTCGAGGAAGGCTGGCCGGAGCCCGAGTGGCGTGGCGTGTGGGAAACGCGGAGGGCCCGCGCGGGGGCAGGCTGGGAGGCACGCGGCCCGACGAGGCGCCGCCGGAGCCCGAGTGCGCGGGCGAGGTTCGCGCACACATGACGGTGGGGCGCTGCGCGGTTGGCGCGGCCGCGCTCGGCCAGCGACTCGTCGTCTGCGGCGGTTACGACCGCGCTCGCGTGCTTCGTGCCGCAGAGGCCTACGACCCGCAGACCAACTCGTGGTCGCCGCTACCAGATATGAAGCGGGCTCGCGCGCGCTTCCCCGCCGCCCGTCTCGGCAACTCGCTGTACGTGTTCGGGGGGTCGGACGGGCAGACCGAGCTGGACTCGGTCGATGTGTTCGAGGAGgacgcggcgggcggcggctcGTGGCGGGCCCGCGCGCGCATGCCGCTGGCGCGCTCGcacgcggcggcggcggcggacGAGGCGCGCGGGGCGCTGTACGTGGTGGGCGGCTGGGCCGGCGGCCGCAGCCTGCGCGCCGTGCACCGCTACTCGCCGGACGAGGACCGCTGGAGCGACGCGCCGGCGCTGGTGACGGGCCGCTCGCAGTGCGCCGGCGTCGTGTGGGAGGACGCGCTGTGGGTGTTCGGCGGCTGTGACGCCTGGAACTGTATCGCCTCCACCGAGATGCTGCCCCTCGACGGTCGCTCCTCCGCCTGGATCGAAG GGCCGCCGCTGGGCACGGCGCGGCGCTCGGTGGGCGCGGCCGTGTGGCGCGGGCTGGCCGTGGCGGCGGGCGGCTCGGCGGGCGCGGCGTCGCTGCGCGGCACGGCGCTGCtggcgcgcggcgcggcggcgtGGCGCGCGGGCCCCGCGctgcgccgcgcgcgcgccgcgcccgcgctgGCCGCGCTGCACGACGTGCTGTACGCCGCCGGCGGCTTCTCGGGCAAGGAGTTCCTCGCCTGCGTCGAGTGCCTGTACGAGCCCGACGGCGAGTGGACCACGCTgtgcgcgccgccgccgccgtcgCGCGCGCTGCCCGCCGACGCCGGCCGG GTCGAGGACGGTCCGCGGCAGAACGGCGAGCTGTCCCCGGAGGGCTAG
- the LOC126777164 gene encoding chondroitin sulfate synthase 2, which translates to MFSRYVVSQVKHNSYFLVGLGIGLWLALATIPLDEEVTACEPTATVGAPDEFEPHREERPLGPAGQAGRSVQRPRYYSTELGMRGGLLAGVLSSEDVLETRAAALNQTAARLQPALRFFITASALQAAPGRANVVGFTDTREMLKPFHALKYLADNYLEEYDFFFLVSDTSFVNSRRLTELVSKLSVSQDIYMGTIANDDTHYCTLEGGILLSNSVLRAVHGELDWCVRNSYSPHHHENLGRCVLHAAHLPCASAAQGESYVSMPIEGIAEPDGGVKKALVDELADAVVAHPALEPEHFYQLHAFVSRVYLERAQAEAARERARAALSARRHPRGFRNATWPPALRDDAGLAPAAPPSRFDHLRWTRFNLTHAYMPDDHRALAPLSSAYKEAVDMIVEEVRAWAARRWGVVDGADAVALEEGAWCWEPPRALRYRMLLRVPRAEGSSALVQVEAARALGAARLAPARYVTESARVLLLLPLPVPHAAALPAFLHRYESVCLQRDANTALTVVVVPTSESPSAEEDAALAAAREALRALGEKHRGAQLEVLLAARGPVEADASEVELQQYAARVALTTAIPRLSRDALFLLSLPHMEFTEDFLNRVRMNTIAGEQWFLPLPFARFSQFAHPQVADARGARAALDAGRFAPRAAPLVLAATRRDYDDALAAWAARGGPAAPGAAAVLSAAPLRAVRAPEPALLLAPRAAPCAPRDGAAAAAGPPRDGAAAAAAAAAPALACLRRSRARAFADLQLGARHSLAKLLLQTQAELA; encoded by the exons atgttttcacGCTACGTAGTATCGCAAGTTAAGCATAATTCTTACTTTCTCGTGGGGTTAGGGATAGGCCTATGGCTAGCATTAGCGACGATACCTTTAGATGAAGAGGTGACAGCCTGCGAGCCAACAGCGACGGTAGGTGCGCCAGATGAGTTTGAGCCACACCGCGAGGAACGTCCGCTGGGCCCCGCGGGCCAGGCAGGGCGCAGCGTGCAACGACCGCGGTATTATAGCACTGAGCTGGGTATGCGAGGGGGATTGCTTGCAG GCGTCCTTAGTTCAGAAGATGTTCTAGAAACTCGTGCAGCGGCTCTTAACCAAACCGCAGCACGCCTTCAACCGGCTCTTCGATTTTTTATCACAGCAAGTGCTTTGCAAGCTGCCCCAGGTCGAGCAAATGTTGTTGGCTTCACTGATACAAGAGAAATGCTCAAACCATTTCATGCACTCAAATATCTCGCTGATAATTATTTAGAAGAATATGATTTCTTCTTTCTGGTATCTGATACATCATTTGTAAATTCTCGCAGACTGACTGAGCTTGTATCAAAATTAAGTGTCAGTCAAGATATCTATATGGGTACAATTGCCAATGACGACACACATTACTGTACTCTAG AGGGCGGCATCCTGCTGTCTAACTCGGTGCTGCGCGCCGTGCACGGCGAGCTGGACTGGTGCGTGCGCAATTCGTACTCGCCGCACCACCACGAGAATCTCGGGCGCTGCGTGCTGCACGCCGCGCACCTGCCCTGTGCCTCTGCCGCGCAG GGCGAGAGCTACGTGTCCATGCCGATAGAGGGTATCGCAGAACCCGACGGGGGCGTGAAGAAAGCGTTGGTGGACGAGCTTGCCGACGCCGTAGTGGCGCACCCTGCACTGGAGCCCGAACACTTCTACCAGCTGCATGCTTTCGTATCGCGA GTGTACCTCGAGCGCGCGCAGGCGGAGGCGGCCCGcgagcgcgcgcgcgccgccctcAGCGCGCGGCGCCACCCGCGCGGCTTCCGCAACGCGACGTGGCCGCCCGCGCTGCGCGACGACGCGGGGctcgcgcccgccgcgccgccctcCAG GTTCGATCACCTGCGCTGGACTCGCTTCAACCTGACGCACGCGTACATGCCGGACGACCACCGCGCGCTGGCGCCGCTCTCGTCAGCGTACAAGGAGGCCGTCGAC ATGATCGTGGAGGAGGTGCGTGCGTGGGCGGCGCGGCGCTGGGGCGTGGTCGACGGGGCCGACGCCGTGGCGCTGGAGGAGGGCGCCTGGTGCTGGGAGCCGCCGCGCGCTCTGCGGTACCGCATGCTGCTGCGCGTGCCGCGCGCAGAG GGCTCGAGCGCGCTGGTGCAGGTGGAGGCGGCGCGAGCGCTGGGGGCGGCGCGCCTGGCGCCCGCGCGGTACGTGACGGAGAGCGCGCGCGTGCTGCTGCTGCTGCCGCTGCCGGTGCCGCACGCGGCCGCGCTGCCCGCCTTCCTGCACCGCTACGAGAGCGTTTGTCTGCAGCGCGACGCCAACACCGCCCTTACCGTC GTAGTCGTCCCGACGAGCGAGAGTCCGTCTGCGGAGGAGGACGCGGCGCTGGCGGCGGCGCGTGAGGCTCTCCGAGCGCTGGGAGAGAAGCACCGCGGTGCTCAGCTGGAGGTGCTACTGGCTGCGCGCGGTCCCGTGGAAGCCGATGCGAGCGAGGTGGAGCTGCAGCAGTACGCGGCGCGCGTGGCTCTCACGACGGCGATACCGCGCCTCTCGCGCGACGCTCTGTTTCTGCTGTCGCTGCCGCACATGGAGTTCACCGAGGATTTCCTCAATAGG GTGCGCATGAACACGATCGCGGGCGAGCAGTGGTTCCTGCCGCTGCCGTTCGCGCGCTTCTCGCAGTTCGCGCACCCGCAGGTCGCGGACGCGCGCGGCGCGCGGGCGGCGCTCGACGCGGGCCGCTtcgcgccgcgcgccgcgccgctcGTGCTCGCCGCCACGCGCCGCGACTACGACGACG CGCTGGCGGCGTGGGCGGCGCGCGGCGGGCCGGCGGCGCCGGGCGCGGCCGCCGTGCTGAGCGCGGCGCCGCTGCGCGCCGTGCGCGCGCCCGAGCCCGCGCTGCTGCtggcgccgcgcgccgcgccctGCGCCCCGCGCGACGgagccgccgccgccgccggccCCCCGCGCGACGgagccgccgccgccgccgccgccgccgcccccgcGCTCGCCTGCCTGCGCCGCTCGCGCGCGCGCGCGTTCGCCGACCTGCAGCTGGGCGCGCGACACTCGCTCGCCAAGCTGCTGCTGCAGACGCAGGCCGAGCTCGCTTGA
- the LOC126777175 gene encoding kelch-like protein 20 isoform X1, protein MKPQDDYRNGDGGATSAASRSDDSEGEEISALEQELSLDDPEAPARALAALNALRKARQHYDVLLAAAGEEVAAHRAVLAAISPRLLAALGAGPPAAAPETLRVSGVEADALRELVEYAYTGRLRVRDAATARRLYRAAAKLRVEPARAHLAERLMRRLAPHDCLALRALPDLAPHHRAQLDTFIAQNFDEICESGALAALPLIRIELLRETSADGGEEAPAAVADAALAWLRDHHAADVDLEELCSRTHLLFVDAKGSLRDCGELPAARGDAPELQEYRREARERERGQRRRDKPPDRAADDEVLGESSVIAARAGVGAGGGGAGAGVTRAVVAIRGRLAGARVAWRVGNAEGPRGGRLGGTRPDEAPPEPECAGEVRAHMTVGRCAVGAAALGQRLVVCGGYDRARVLRAAEAYDPQTNSWSPLPDMKRARARFPAARLGNSLYVFGGSDGQTELDSVDVFEEDAAGGGSWRARARMPLARSHAAAAADEARGALYVVGGWAGGRSLRAVHRYSPDEDRWSDAPALVTGRSQCAGVVWEDALWVFGGCDAWNCIASTEMLPLDGRSSAWIEGPPLGTARRSVGAAVWRGLAVAAGGSAGAASLRGTALLARGAAAWRAGPALRRARAAPALAALHDVLYAAGGFSGKEFLACVECLYEPDGEWTTLCAPPPPSRALPADAGRVEDGPRQNGELSPEG, encoded by the exons ATGAAGCCACAGGACGACTACAGAAATGGAGATG GCGGGGCGACATCAGCGGCGTCGAGGTCGGACGACAGCGAGGGTGAGGAGATCAGCGCACTCGAGCAGGAGTTGTCACTGGACGACCCCGAGGCGCCGGCGCGCGCGCTCGCCGCTCTCAACGCGCTGCGCAAGGCGCGTCAGCACTACGACGTCCTGCTGGCGGCGGCCGGCGAGGAGGTGGCCGCCCACCGCGCCGTGCTGGCCGCCATCTCTCCACGACTGCTCGCCGCGCTCGGCGCCGGcccgcccgccgccgcgcccgaAACCTTGCGCGTGTCCGGCGTCGAAGCGGATGCGCTTCGCGAGCTCGTGGAGTACGCCTACACGGGCCGCCTACGCGTGCGCGACGCGGCGACGGCTCGACGGCTGTACCGCGCCGCGGCGAAACTGCGCGTGGAGCCGGCTCGTGCGCACCTCGCCGAGCGACTTATGCGCCGCCTCGCACCCCACGATTGTCTAGCATTGCGTGCTCTGCCGGATCTCGCCCCGCACCACAGAGCACAACTCGACACCTTCATAGCGCAGAAC TTCGACGAAATATGCGAGAGTGGTGCGTTAGCGGCGCTGCCATTGATTCGTATCGAGTTGTTACGGGAGACGAGTGCGGACGGTGGCGAGGAGGCTCCCGCGGCCGTCGCTGACGCCGCGCTGGCGTGGCTGCGGGACCATCACGCCGCAGACGTCGAC TTGGAGGAGTTGTGCTCTCGGACTCATCTTCTATTTGTGGACGCCAAAGGTTCACTGCGCGACTGCGGCGAGCTGCCGGCGGCGCGCGGTGACGCCCCCGAGCTGCAGGAGTACCGCCGGGAGGCGCGCGAGCGGGAGCGCGGACAGCGGCGCCGAGACAAGCCGCCCGACCGCGCCGCCGACGACGAG GTCCTGGGCGAGAGCTCGGTTATAGCGGCTCGGGCCGGCGTCGGCGCCGGTGGAGGCGGAGCCGGCGCGGGCGTGACGCGTGCGGTGGTGGCGATTCGAGGAAGGCTGGCCGGAGCCCGAGTGGCGTGGCGTGTGGGAAACGCGGAGGGCCCGCGCGGGGGCAGGCTGGGAGGCACGCGGCCCGACGAGGCGCCGCCGGAGCCCGAGTGCGCGGGCGAGGTTCGCGCACACATGACGGTGGGGCGCTGCGCGGTTGGCGCGGCCGCGCTCGGCCAGCGACTCGTCGTCTGCGGCGGTTACGACCGCGCTCGCGTGCTTCGTGCCGCAGAGGCCTACGACCCGCAGACCAACTCGTGGTCGCCGCTACCAGATATGAAGCGGGCTCGCGCGCGCTTCCCCGCCGCCCGTCTCGGCAACTCGCTGTACGTGTTCGGGGGGTCGGACGGGCAGACCGAGCTGGACTCGGTCGATGTGTTCGAGGAGgacgcggcgggcggcggctcGTGGCGGGCCCGCGCGCGCATGCCGCTGGCGCGCTCGcacgcggcggcggcggcggacGAGGCGCGCGGGGCGCTGTACGTGGTGGGCGGCTGGGCCGGCGGCCGCAGCCTGCGCGCCGTGCACCGCTACTCGCCGGACGAGGACCGCTGGAGCGACGCGCCGGCGCTGGTGACGGGCCGCTCGCAGTGCGCCGGCGTCGTGTGGGAGGACGCGCTGTGGGTGTTCGGCGGCTGTGACGCCTGGAACTGTATCGCCTCCACCGAGATGCTGCCCCTCGACGGTCGCTCCTCCGCCTGGATCGAAG GGCCGCCGCTGGGCACGGCGCGGCGCTCGGTGGGCGCGGCCGTGTGGCGCGGGCTGGCCGTGGCGGCGGGCGGCTCGGCGGGCGCGGCGTCGCTGCGCGGCACGGCGCTGCtggcgcgcggcgcggcggcgtGGCGCGCGGGCCCCGCGctgcgccgcgcgcgcgccgcgcccgcgctgGCCGCGCTGCACGACGTGCTGTACGCCGCCGGCGGCTTCTCGGGCAAGGAGTTCCTCGCCTGCGTCGAGTGCCTGTACGAGCCCGACGGCGAGTGGACCACGCTgtgcgcgccgccgccgccgtcgCGCGCGCTGCCCGCCGACGCCGGCCGG GTCGAGGACGGTCCGCGGCAGAACGGCGAGCTGTCCCCGGAGGGCTAG